In Planctomycetota bacterium, one genomic interval encodes:
- a CDS encoding alpha/beta hydrolase fold domain-containing protein — translation MFHRAVKVVMAGLVLMAMVSNARAVERVEHKDIEYGNVDGHSLKLDLYLPKDAKGEPLVVWIHGGGWRQGSKSGVPILYLVDHGYAVASVEYRFSQVAIFPAQIHDCKAAIRFLRAGADKYGYDAKRIGVAGGSAGGHLVAMLGTTADVKEVEGDVGGNLDQSSRVQAVVDLYGPTDFINFLQETGDPTKARASVSLNQLFGGPPDEHAALAKLASPLLFVSPDDAPTLILHGEKDPIVPLKQSTDFDAALRKAGVPCELVVVPGAGHGGKEFGAPELQRKILEFFDKYVKSDGK, via the coding sequence ATGTTTCATCGCGCGGTGAAGGTCGTCATGGCGGGACTCGTGTTGATGGCGATGGTGAGCAATGCGCGAGCCGTCGAGCGCGTCGAGCACAAGGACATCGAGTACGGCAACGTCGACGGGCATTCGCTCAAGCTCGATCTGTATTTGCCGAAGGACGCCAAGGGCGAGCCGCTGGTGGTATGGATTCACGGCGGAGGGTGGCGGCAGGGAAGCAAGAGCGGCGTGCCGATTCTTTATCTGGTCGATCATGGATACGCGGTGGCGTCGGTCGAATATCGCTTCTCGCAGGTGGCGATTTTCCCGGCCCAGATTCACGACTGCAAAGCGGCGATCCGGTTCCTGCGGGCCGGTGCCGACAAGTATGGGTATGACGCCAAGCGCATCGGCGTCGCCGGCGGATCGGCGGGCGGACATCTTGTCGCCATGCTCGGGACCACCGCCGACGTGAAGGAAGTCGAAGGCGATGTCGGCGGCAATCTCGATCAGTCGAGCCGCGTGCAGGCGGTCGTCGATCTGTACGGCCCGACGGACTTCATCAACTTCCTCCAGGAAACCGGCGACCCGACCAAAGCCCGCGCCTCCGTCTCGCTCAACCAACTTTTCGGCGGACCGCCCGATGAGCACGCCGCCCTCGCCAAACTCGCCAGCCCCCTCTTGTTCGTTTCGCCTGATGACGCGCCGACGTTGATCCTGCACGGCGAGAAGGATCCGATCGTGCCGCTTAAGCAGAGCACCGACTTTGACGCGGCGCTGCGCAAGGCGGGCGTGCCCTGCGAACTGGTCGTCGTGCCGGGGGCCGGTCACGGGGGCAAGGAATTCGGCGCGCCCGAACTTCAGCGGAAAATCCTCGAATTCTTCGATAAATACGTCAAGAGCGACGGCAAGTAG